From a region of the Candidatus Neomarinimicrobiota bacterium genome:
- the bcp gene encoding thioredoxin-dependent thiol peroxidase, translating into MALKIGDKAPDFNLKNTNGEEVSLTGLKGKRVILYFYPKDDTPGCTVEACNFRDDYDLYQEKDAVILGVSRDGEESHKKFTEKFDLPFTLLSDEDHSVAEKYGAWGEKSMYGRKYMGIFRNTYVIDAEGKIEMIYEKVKPKDHSKEILELIK; encoded by the coding sequence AATCTGAAGAATACGAATGGAGAAGAGGTCAGTCTCACCGGATTGAAGGGAAAGAGAGTGATCCTTTATTTCTATCCTAAAGACGATACGCCCGGATGTACGGTCGAGGCGTGCAATTTTAGAGACGACTATGATCTTTATCAGGAGAAAGACGCTGTGATTCTCGGTGTAAGCCGGGACGGAGAGGAATCTCACAAAAAGTTTACCGAAAAGTTCGATCTCCCTTTCACGCTCCTTTCTGATGAAGATCATTCGGTGGCGGAGAAGTACGGAGCGTGGGGGGAGAAGAGCATGTACGGCAGGAAGTATATGGGCATATTCCGCAATACCTACGTGATCGACGCCGAAGGGAAAATTGAAATGATCTATGAAAAGGTGAAACCTAAAGATCACAGCAAGGAGATCCTTGAA